One Mycolicibacterium parafortuitum DNA segment encodes these proteins:
- a CDS encoding M20 family metallopeptidase: MSVLKHAAARWLSDHYDDLVGWRRHIHRHPELGRQEFTTTQFVASVLADAGLNPKVLPGGTGLTCDFGPDDAPRVALRADMDALPMAERTGLPFSSEVAGVAHACGHDAHTSVLLGAAMALASAPELPVGVRLLFQAAEELMPGGALDAIAAGALNGVSRIFALHCDPHLAVGQVATKPGPITSAADHIEVTLHSPGGHTSRPHLTGDLVYGMGTLITGVPGILSRRIDPRNSTVMVWGSVHAGIAANAIPQTGTMSGTIRTASRETWLTLEDIVTDAVSSLLAPLGVEHVLQYRRGVPPVVNEEVSTRILTHAIEAIGPGVLADTHQSGGGEDFSWYLEEVPGAMARLGVWSGQGPQLDLHQPTFDLDERALGVGVRLMVNLVEQSAAVQ, encoded by the coding sequence ATGAGCGTGTTGAAGCACGCCGCCGCCCGCTGGCTGAGCGACCACTACGACGACCTCGTCGGGTGGCGCCGACACATCCACCGGCACCCGGAGCTGGGACGGCAGGAGTTCACGACGACGCAGTTCGTCGCGTCGGTGCTGGCCGACGCCGGCCTGAACCCGAAGGTGCTGCCCGGCGGGACGGGCCTGACGTGCGATTTCGGGCCCGACGACGCCCCGCGGGTGGCGTTGCGCGCCGACATGGACGCACTGCCGATGGCCGAGCGCACCGGTCTGCCGTTCTCGTCGGAGGTGGCCGGCGTCGCGCACGCGTGCGGACACGACGCGCACACCTCGGTGCTGCTCGGCGCGGCGATGGCGCTGGCGTCGGCCCCCGAACTGCCCGTCGGGGTACGGCTGCTGTTCCAGGCCGCCGAGGAGTTGATGCCCGGCGGTGCGCTCGACGCGATCGCGGCCGGCGCGCTCAACGGGGTGTCGCGGATCTTCGCGCTGCACTGCGACCCGCACCTGGCGGTCGGGCAGGTCGCCACCAAACCGGGACCGATCACGTCGGCGGCCGACCACATCGAGGTCACGTTGCATTCGCCCGGTGGGCACACCTCGCGCCCGCACCTGACCGGCGATCTCGTCTACGGGATGGGCACGCTGATCACCGGGGTACCGGGGATCCTGTCGCGGCGCATCGACCCCCGCAACAGCACGGTGATGGTGTGGGGCTCGGTGCATGCCGGCATCGCGGCCAACGCGATCCCGCAGACCGGGACCATGTCCGGCACCATCCGCACGGCCAGCCGCGAGACCTGGTTGACCTTGGAAGACATCGTCACCGACGCCGTGTCCTCGCTGCTCGCGCCGCTGGGCGTGGAGCACGTGCTGCAGTACCGCCGCGGCGTGCCGCCGGTGGTCAACGAGGAGGTCTCCACCCGCATCCTGACCCACGCGATCGAGGCGATCGGGCCGGGCGTGCTCGCCGACACCCATCAGTCCGGCGGCGGCGAGGACTTCTCCTGGTATCTCGAAGAGGTCCCGGGCGCCATGGCCCGGCTCGGGGTGTGGAGCGGGCAGGGCCCGCAGCTCGACCTGCACCAGCCGACGTTCGATCTCGACGAGCGCGCGCTCGGCGTCGGGGTGCGGCTGATGGTGAACCTGGTCGAGCAGAGCGCGGCCGTTCAGTAG
- a CDS encoding M20 family metallopeptidase produces the protein MPSPAASRSVEDAVTRRRGDLLELSHSIHAEPELAFDEHRSRAKTQALVAERGFEIAEVAGLDTAFRAVFGSGELVIGVCAEYDALPGIGHACGHNIIAASAVGTALALAEVADSLGLTVVLLGTPAEELGGGKALMLDAGAFDDIAAAVMLHPGPIDIAAARSLALSEATITYTGRESHAAVAPHLGVNAADAVTVTQVAIGLLRQQLAPGQMVHGIVTDGGQASNVIPAHAELRYTMRATNSESLRELETRMAGCFAAGAVGTGCEHVVTETAPAYAELTPDPWLSETVRAEMVRLGRTPVPPELEASFPLGSTDMGNVTQVMPGIHPVVGIDAGGASIHQPQFTAAAVNASADTAVIEGATMLARTVVALAESDVERGRVLELWQRRAS, from the coding sequence ATGCCCAGCCCCGCCGCGTCGCGATCCGTCGAGGACGCGGTGACCCGTCGGCGCGGTGATCTGCTCGAGCTGTCCCATTCCATCCACGCCGAACCCGAATTGGCGTTCGACGAACACCGCAGCCGCGCCAAGACCCAGGCCCTGGTCGCCGAGCGCGGATTCGAGATCGCCGAGGTCGCAGGCCTGGACACCGCGTTCCGCGCCGTGTTCGGCAGCGGCGAGCTGGTCATCGGGGTGTGCGCCGAATACGACGCGCTGCCCGGGATCGGGCACGCGTGCGGCCACAACATCATCGCCGCGTCCGCGGTCGGCACCGCGCTCGCGCTGGCCGAGGTCGCCGATTCGCTGGGGCTGACCGTCGTGCTGCTCGGGACGCCGGCCGAGGAACTCGGCGGCGGCAAGGCCCTGATGCTCGACGCGGGCGCGTTCGACGACATCGCCGCGGCGGTGATGCTGCACCCCGGGCCGATCGACATCGCGGCGGCCCGGTCGCTGGCGCTGTCGGAGGCGACGATCACCTACACCGGCCGCGAATCGCACGCCGCGGTCGCACCGCACCTCGGGGTCAACGCCGCCGACGCCGTCACCGTGACCCAGGTCGCGATCGGGCTGCTGCGTCAGCAACTCGCACCCGGGCAGATGGTGCACGGCATCGTCACCGACGGGGGACAGGCCTCCAACGTGATCCCGGCGCACGCCGAACTGCGCTACACGATGCGTGCGACGAACTCGGAGTCGTTGCGGGAGTTGGAAACCCGGATGGCCGGCTGCTTCGCCGCCGGTGCGGTCGGTACCGGCTGCGAGCACGTCGTCACCGAGACCGCCCCCGCCTACGCCGAACTGACGCCGGACCCGTGGCTGTCCGAGACGGTCCGCGCCGAGATGGTGCGGCTGGGCCGCACGCCGGTGCCGCCCGAGCTGGAGGCGTCCTTCCCGCTGGGGAGCACCGACATGGGCAACGTGACGCAGGTGATGCCGGGCATCCACCCGGTCGTCGGTATCGACGCGGGCGGCGCGTCGATCCATCAGCCACAGTTCACGGCCGCGGCGGTCAACGCCAGCGCGGACACCGCGGTGATCGAAGGAGCGACGATGCTGGCGCGCACGGTGGTGGCGCTGGCGGAGTCGGATGTCGAAAGGGGCAGGGTGCTGGAGCTGTGGCAGAGGCGGGCGTCATGA